Below is a genomic region from Actinoallomurus bryophytorum.
CTCATATCGGCTCATCCGGCGTTCAACCACGTCTTTCGTCGCCCATTTGCACGCTCGCGGAGGCAGGGTGCAGGTCAGCGGTTAGACCAGCTGCCGCCCGTGAGTTTTACTGATCGTACATCGCTCGCACCGCGCACGAATGTGCACGCGCGGGAAGTCATTGGTTTCAATGCCGAGAGAAACGATTTATCGGCGCATTGGTGGCTAAGTGAGGAGCCATTCGCCGGTATTCACGCTGACGAGGCCATGACGGGCCGCGGCGATCACCGCCTCGCGCTGCGAGTGCACGCCCAGCTTGGTCAGCACGCTCTGGACGTGGCTGCGGGCGGTGCTCCGGGTGATCTTCATGGAGCGCGCGAGAGTGGCGGTGTTCTCGCCGCGGACCAGCCGGGTCAGCACCTCGCGTTCGCGCGGCGTGAGGTAGTGCGCGAGCCGCTGCGCCTCGCTGCGCGGGCGCGGCGGCATGGGGGAGCCGGTGGTCGGGTCGATCACCACGTCGCCCGCGTGCACGCGGGCCAGCATGGCGACGATCTCGCCGGCCTGCTGGCCCTTGTGGGCGAAGCCCCGCACGCCGGCGGCGAGGGCGGCCTCGAGCAGCTCGGCGTCGATCGAGCCCGACAGCACGACGAACCGCGTCGACGGCGCGGCACGTACAAGTCCGGGCAGGCTCTCCAGCACCGAACCGGTGGGGAACTGCAGATCGAGCAGGCACACGTCGGCCGCGGCCGACCGGAGCAGGCGCAAAGCCGCCTCGGGGGAGTAGACGACGCCGACCACGTCGTGTCCCGACTCGCGCAGCACCATCGCCAGCGAGTCCGCGAACACCGCGTGGTCGTCGCAGATCAGCACTTTCACGGACAGACCGCCGAGGGCAGCAGGATGCGCACCCGTGCGCCGCCCAGCTCACACCTGCGCACCTCGAGTCCGCCCCCGTAGCCGGAGACGAGGTCGTGCACGATGCCCAGCCCGAGCGAGGCGAGGCCGGCCGCCCCGCCGCCGAACCCCGGCCCGTCATCGTCGACCTGCACGACCGTCCATCCGTCCTCGCAGGCCACGCTCACGTCGACGCGCTCGACGGCGACCCGGCACGCGTTGTCGAGGATGTTGCGCACGGCACGCCACAGCGCCAGCGGGTCGATGTGCGCCCACGCCGGGCCCGAGTCGTAGCCGACCCGGCGGATCGAGGCGAGCCGCAGCCCGGCGACGATCTCACCGACGAGCTCGTCCACGCGGACGCGCTCGGGACTCGGAGGGCCCTCCTCGGGCCGGTCGTCGTCCTCGTCGAGGCGCCGGAGCAGGTGGTCCAGCCAGCGCGTCTCGCCGAGCAGCGCGTCGACGCGCTTGCGGCTGGCCGGGCCGACGTCGTCGGCGACCGACATCGCGGAGGCCAGCATGATGATGGTGCCGAGCTCGTGACGGATGTCGTGCCGGATCCTGCGCCGCCACAGGTCCGGGTCGCCGGCCGGACGTGCCGGCAGGACCACCGCGTCGGTGGTCGCGGCCCCCGCGCCGCGATCCAGTAGCGGTGCTGTAGCGGAGGGTGATGAGCGTGATTGCCCTTCGACCATGACAGACCCCCGTCTTCGGAAAACATGAACCAACGTTGTCGACCGTCACTCTCTACGACGCCGGTGTCCAGGTAGGCGGCGGTAAAGACAGGGTTGCTGGCCGGAGGTGGTCATGTGGTCACTGAGGGTAAACTAATCTTGAATTCGGAGCGTCTACGTGCAATCAAGGTGCGACGATGCACGTTGGTAAACCTCGTCCAAAGTCACCGATAGTGACCTCGGACTGCAACGGTCCGCCACCCGCTTCAGCGCCGCGCGGCCCATTCTGCGCGCTTCGGCCGGATTATCCAGAAGATATGTGATCGCGTCGGCGAGCTGTGCCGGATCGCCCGGCGCGGTGAGAAGACCCGTCTCACCGGCGCGGATGATGTCCGGGCCGCTCGGCGCGACGGTCCCCACCAGCGGCACGCCGGCCGCGGCGGCCTGGACGGCGGCGTACGGCACTCCCTCGTGCCGGCCGGTCATCGCGAGCACGTCGAAGCCGGGCAGCAGGTCGGCCACGTCGTCGCGCCGCCCCAGCCAGATCAGCCGCTCGCCGCCGACGCGCTCGGTGAACCTCTGGCCGAGCCGTCCCGGCAGCCGCGCCGCGGGGCCGCCGTCGCCGTCCGCCCAGACGCCGTAGACGCTCGAGGGCAGCCGGGCGATGGCCCGCGCGAACACGTCCGGCCGCCGCGCACCGCGCGCCGGACCGATCCCCCCGACCACCTGTGCGCCCAGGGGAAGCCCGAGCAGCCGCCGGGCGCGGGTACGCGTGCCCGCCAGGTTCGGCAGGTCCACGGCCGGCCAGATCGCCCGCAGCCGCCCCGGTGACGCCAGGCCGAGCCGGAGGGCGCGCGAGGCGGTACGTGCGCCCACGGCGAGGAACACGTCGGTGTGCCGTGCGGCCCGGCGCTCGGCGAGGGTGGGGCCGGGTGGGGCGTACCAGGTGTGGACGATCCGCGGGACGCCGGCACGTACGGCGGCGAACCGCCCGGCCGTCCCCACGTGGGTGTGGGCGATGTCGTACCCGCCGCCCATGGCCTCGGCCAGCGCGCGCGGCCCGTGCGCGTGGATCACCGCGATCCCGGACTCCCGTGCCCACGCGTCGAGGGCGCCCGGCTCACCGGCGACCACGGTGTGCGCGTACGCCTCCGGGTCGAGCGCGAGCGCCGCGGTCAGCGCGGCGCGCGCCGGTCCTCCCTCGAACCGGTCGAGCACCAGCGCGACGCGCACGGGAGTCACGTGACCTCCTCTTCCACCGGCGGTGCGAGCAGGCGCTCGCCGCTTCGCTCGGTCATGCGGCCAGTGGCGATCGGGGGACTGTGCCTTCTGGTTCCCTCGCTCCGCTCGGTCACGGGCCCTCCTGCGTCGGGGGAGTGACCGGGGGACTGTGCCTTCTGGTTCCCTCGCTTCGCTCGGTCACGGGCCCTCCCGCGTCGGGGGAGTGACCGGGGGACTGTGCCTTCTGGTTCCCTCGCTTCGCTCGGTCACGGGCGTTCCTCCTGCGGCCGGTACTCCGGCAGGATGCGGCGCATCAGCGCGCGTACTTCGTCGTCGGCGTCACGCGCGGCCGCGTCGAGCAGCGCGGTGAGGGGTTCGTTCCGCCAGTGCGAGGGCATGGTGCCGCGCGTCGCGTAGATGAGGGGGTGCGCCGTACGTGTCATCGCCTCCGAGTCGGCGAAGGACCGGGCGCGCAGCCGCTCGCCCGGTCCCAGGCCGGTGAACCGGATCGTCACGTCGGGCAGGCGCAGCCCGTCGACGAGCGCGCCCACCACGCCGAGCACCGAGGACGGCGGCCCGGTGTCGAGCGCGAACGTCTCCGCGTCCTC
It encodes:
- a CDS encoding response regulator transcription factor, whose protein sequence is MKVLICDDHAVFADSLAMVLRESGHDVVGVVYSPEAALRLLRSAAADVCLLDLQFPTGSVLESLPGLVRAAPSTRFVVLSGSIDAELLEAALAAGVRGFAHKGQQAGEIVAMLARVHAGDVVIDPTTGSPMPPRPRSEAQRLAHYLTPREREVLTRLVRGENTATLARSMKITRSTARSHVQSVLTKLGVHSQREAVIAAARHGLVSVNTGEWLLT
- a CDS encoding ATP-binding protein, with amino-acid sequence MVLPARPAGDPDLWRRRIRHDIRHELGTIIMLASAMSVADDVGPASRKRVDALLGETRWLDHLLRRLDEDDDRPEEGPPSPERVRVDELVGEIVAGLRLASIRRVGYDSGPAWAHIDPLALWRAVRNILDNACRVAVERVDVSVACEDGWTVVQVDDDGPGFGGGAAGLASLGLGIVHDLVSGYGGGLEVRRCELGGARVRILLPSAVCP
- a CDS encoding glycosyltransferase, whose translation is MTPVRVALVLDRFEGGPARAALTAALALDPEAYAHTVVAGEPGALDAWARESGIAVIHAHGPRALAEAMGGGYDIAHTHVGTAGRFAAVRAGVPRIVHTWYAPPGPTLAERRAARHTDVFLAVGARTASRALRLGLASPGRLRAIWPAVDLPNLAGTRTRARRLLGLPLGAQVVGGIGPARGARRPDVFARAIARLPSSVYGVWADGDGGPAARLPGRLGQRFTERVGGERLIWLGRRDDVADLLPGFDVLAMTGRHEGVPYAAVQAAAAGVPLVGTVAPSGPDIIRAGETGLLTAPGDPAQLADAITYLLDNPAEARRMGRAALKRVADRCSPRSLSVTLDEVYQRASSHLDCT